Proteins encoded in a region of the Scomber scombrus chromosome 16, fScoSco1.1, whole genome shotgun sequence genome:
- the LOC133996713 gene encoding toll-like receptor 13 translates to MGTIQRHLLLLLSLLLHLNPSLSYSLKNCTVDYSEGGSADIVLNCLHGDLAAVPHDIPRDVSSVDLSNNLIGQINRKDFGFFSKLRLLFLDSNKIAHVDGGSFIGLAALSTLGMRANELTSLTGNLFQGLSNLTTLDIGQNKIQFIDASAFQFLTSLQTVMLDLNQIQQVSDIQPILQLPHLQNLSIGQNQFHSFQTKDLLLNISSSLKVLNVAYSELEIFSITTPIFPHLQLIDISHGSLKWDIPDKTLLKNITQLYFNFISLPFKDMQKVLQSLDSLMHLTLNYMEKSIKKGLLDIVCKIPTLKKLDLSCNSFPKISAKLVNCSQLTELDLSSTLMTEVFPGSIQSMKRLRYLNLQDNMLSKVPDDIRGLSSLEILDLSSNYVIELGCGDFLNTTRLTELNLSNNRIAKLDSCAFENLEDLKVLDLSNNLLLTFGGAFKTGLQKLEFLHLSKNFVSVLEKGDFEALGSVKYLDVVLDNIKRVTKKAFDGMNNLETLNVKLPLQFEIDFSGLHQLKSLTEHFNTDDRGDHCGFPLDVPTYIYRAMKNLEEFTAVNVFVSAPDPTTFVPNLKIKNVTIQQTDLTEFDPFLFRLIPNLRSLDLSRNKLRSLDFLAQANLSVLSWLKLSENKLTVINETVFRSLPALTYLDLLGNPFTCDCSNSGFIQWVISNNQTQVVNAYQYTCSFPLAKQGSKLLDFDIQSCWMDVNFLCFISSTCLVVLTLLTSFIYHFLRWQLTYGFYLFLAFLYDSKKRKKEAPHCYDAFISYNVRDEAWVYQEMLPVLEGEQGWRLCLHHRDFQPGKPIIENITDAIYSCRKTICVISRHYLQSEWCSREIQMASFRLFDEQKDVLILLFLEDIPAHQLSPYYRMRKLVKRRTYLSWTQAGGHKGVFWQNVRRALETRDAPNETTDLLTGPPGRFPRMQTS, encoded by the exons ATGGGAACAATACAAAGACATCTTCTCTTacttctgtctctgctgcttcaTCTCAACCCTTCACTCTCATATTCACTGAAAAACTGCACTGTTGATTATTCTGAGGGTGGCTCTGCTGATATTGTCTTGAATTGTCTTCATGGTGATCTTGCTGCTGTCCCTCATGACATCCCCAGAGATGTGAGCTCAGTAGATCTCAGTAACAATCTCATTGGACAGATTAACAGGAAAGATTTTGGCTTCTTTTCAAAGCTGAGACTTTTGTTCCTGGACTCGAATAAGATTGCTCACGTAGACGGTGGATCTTTCATCGGGTTGGCGGCGTTGTCAACACTTGGCATGAGAGCTAATGAACTCACCAGCCTGACAGGAAACCTTTTCCAGGGACTGTCCAACCTCACAACTCTTGACATTGGGCAAAACAAAATCCAGTTCATCGATGCCTCAGCCTTTCAGTTCCTGACCAGCTTACAGACTGTGATGCTGGATTTGAACCAGATCCAACAAGTTTCCGACATTCAGCCCATCTTACAGCTACCACATCTACAAAATCTGAGCATTGGACAAAATCAATTTCATTCTTTCCAGACCAAAGATCTGCTGCTGAACATATCCTCAAGCCTCAAGGTGTTGAATGTAGCTTACAGTGAGTTGGAAATATTCAGCATCACCACACCGATCTTTCCTCACCTTCAGCTGATTGACATTTCTCATGGCAGTTTGAAATGGGACATCCCTGACAAGACTTTACTGAAGAACATAACTCAACtgtattttaactttatttcacTGCCTTTTAAAGACATGCAAAAAGTCCTGCAGAGTCTTGACTCGCTGATGCATCTCACTCTAAATTACATGGAAAAGTCGATCAAAAAAGGCCTCTTAGATATAGTCTGCAAAATCCCAACGCTTAAGAAGCTGGATCTGTCTTGCAACTCTTTCCCTAAAATCAGTGCAAAGCTTGTGAATTGCTCTCAGCTCACTGAACTTGACTTGAGCAGCACTTTGATGACTGAAGTGTTTCCAGGCTCCATACAATCCATGAAGCGACTGAGGTACCTCAACTTACAAGACAACATGCTCTCAAAAGTGCCAGATGACATCAGGGGTCTCTCCTCCCTTGAGATCCTGGATCTGAGCAGTAATTATGTCATTGAGTTGGGCTGTGGTGATTTCCTAAACACAACACGCCTCACTGAACTTAATCTGAGCAACAACCGCATTGCTAAACTGGACTCGTGTGCCTTTGAAAATCTGGAAGATCTGAAAGTTTTAGATTTAAGTAACAACCTGCTGTTGACATTCGGAGGCGCCTTCAAAACTGGCCTGCAGAAGCTTGAATTCCTCCATTTGAGCAAAaactttgtgtctgttttggaAAAAGGGGATTTTGAAGCTTTAGGATCTGTAAAGTATTTGGATGTGGTGTTAGATAATATCAAAAGGGTGACAAAGAAAGCTTTTGATGGAATGAACAACCTGGAAACTCTTAATGTGAAGCTTCCACTCCAATTTGAAATAGACTTCAGTGGACTGCATCAGCTGAAAAGTCTCACTGAACATTTTAATACTGACGACAG AGGCGATCACTGTGGCTTTCCCTTAGATGTACCAACATACATCTACAGGGCAATGAAAAATTTAGAGGAGTTCACggctgtgaatgtgtttgtttccgCACCGGATCCAACAACATTTGTGCCCAACCTTAAGATCAAGAATGTGACGATCCAGCAGACTGATTTGACAGAATTTGATCCTTTTCTGTTTCGGCTGATCCCAAACCTCCGGTCCCTCGATCTGTCCAGAAACAAACTCAGATCTTTGGATTTTCTGGCTCAGGCCAATCTTTCGGTTCTCAGCTGGTTGAAACTCAGTGAGAACAAGTTGACGGTGATCAATGAGACGGTCTTCCGGTCTCTGCCTGCACTAACATATCTGGACCTGCTTGGTAACCCTTTCACCTGTGACTGCTCTAATAGCGGCTTCATCCAATGGGTGATTAGCAACAACCAGACACAAGTTGTTAACGCCTATCAGTACACTTGTTCCTTTCCTTTGGCTAAACAAGGAAGCAAGCTGCTGGACTTTGACATCCAGTCCTGCTGGATGGACGTTAATTTCCTCTGCTTCATTTCCAGCACTTGTCTGGTTGTGCTAACTCTCCTCACATCCTTCATCTACCACTTTCTGAGGTGGCAGCTAACCTACGGCTTCTACCTCTTCCTGGCCTTCCTCTATGACagcaagaagaggaagaaggaagctcCTCACTGCTACGACGCATTCATCTCCTACAACGTTCGTGACGAGGCCTGGGTTTACCAAGAGATGCTTCCAGTGCTGGAAGGAGAGCAGGGCTGGAGACTCTGTCTGCACCACAGAGACTTCCAACCAG GTAAGCCCATCATAGAGAACATCACAGATGCCATCTACAGCTGCAGGAAGACCATCTGTGTGATCAGCCGTCACTACCTGCAGAGCGAGTGGTGCTCCAGAGAGATCCAGATGGCCAG CTTCCGTCTGTTTGATGAGCAGAAGGACGTGTTGATCCTGCTGTTTCTGGAGGACATCCCTGCTCATCAGCTGTCTCCGTACTACCGCATGAGGAAGCTGGTGAAGAGACGCACCTACCTGAGCTGGACGCAGGCTGGTGGACACAAAGGAGTCTTCTGGCAGAACGTACGGAGAGCTCTGGAGACGAGGGACGCTCCCAACGAGACCACCGACCTGCTGACCGGACCTCCAGGACGCTTTCCAAGGATGCAGACGTCTTGA